The region GGTTACGAATGTCGTACTATCCAATACACTCAAGTTTGTTTGGGGCAATATGTCCGGTTTAACCAGGTATCAAATGGAGCATCAATAGCTAGTATGGTTGCGTCGCTTACTGACTCTCATATTCAAGTTAATGGTGAAGCTGGTGGAGCTTCAATTCGTCCTTATTCTTCACTCCGAAATGTAAGGTTATATGCACTTAATCGAAATGAGCGACTAGAAAGAGGAAGTGAGCTAATGTCACCGAACGGGTGCTACAGGTTAGTGCTACAAGATGATGGTAATCTTGTTTCCTATGCCCCCAACGGTAGAGTCTTATGGGCATCAAACACCGATAGAA is a window of Leptolyngbyaceae cyanobacterium JSC-12 DNA encoding:
- a CDS encoding D-mannose binding lectin (IMG reference gene:2510095188~PFAM: D-mannose binding lectin), whose protein sequence is MVRSRSVLMLAFSLVAMTTGVVTAQKSPLAQSVKGYECRTIQYTQVCLGQYVRFNQVSNGASIASMVASLTDSHIQVNGEAGGASIRPYSSLRNVRLYALNRNERLERGSELMSPNGCYRLVLQDDGNLVSYAPNGRVLWASNTDRRAVQYAIMQDDGNFVIYNGSRVVYASNTERRGGHRLILQDDSNVVIYTSTGRVLWATNTVRLCK